From the Methanobrevibacter sp. genome, the window CTTCGTTTCTGTTCATTGCATAACCTGATTTCAAATCAGCAGGAGTACGGATTTCACCTTCAGGCATATTATCAATAGCTTGTCTGATTATGCTTATTGATTCAGGGATTTCATCAAATCGGGTTAATGTTCTTGCGTAATTGTCCCCTTCTTTTCTTCTGATTACTTTAAAGTCGAAGTAATCATCATATGTGTAGTGGCCAATTCTGTAATCTTCCTTAATATCAGAAGCCCTTCCTATAGGACCGACTGCACGGCCTTTTATAGCTTCTTTTTTGCTCATGTGGCCAATTCCTTTACATCTTAATGCAAGTGCAGGGCCTTCTGCAAACAGTGCTCTTGTAGTGTCGAAACCTTCTTCGATTTTCTTGAGGTTTTCAAGTATCGGTTTGAAGTGGCGTTCGTCAGCATCCATTCTGACTCCACCAACAACGTTCCAACCCATATTAACTCTGTTTCCAGTCAATAATTCAATTGAATCCATTGCATATTCCCTTAATTCCAAAACATGCATGAACAAGGTTTCGTGATCCATTGCCTTGAAGAATGTTGAATTTGCAAGCAAATGGCTTTGTATTCTGTCAAGTTCATTGGTAAGCACTCTTAAGAATTGTGCTCTTAGCGGAACATCAACATCTGAAATCTTTTCTATTGTTTCTGCAAATGTCTGTGTGTGTTCGTATGAACAGATACCACATACCCTTTCAGAAAGATAGATTCCTTTCTGCCAAGTTTGTCCTTCAATAATTTTTTCGATTCCTCTGTGAACGTATCCATATTCAATTTCTGCTTTTACAACTCTTTCTCCTTCAGTTTGAAGCTTGAGTCTTAGAGGTTCTTTTAAAGCTGGATGAATAGGACCAATTGGTACAATCATTTCTCTTCCCTCCCACGGTCAGCGA encodes:
- a CDS encoding nickel-dependent hydrogenase large subunit; translation: MIVPIGPIHPALKEPLRLKLQTEGERVVKAEIEYGYVHRGIEKIIEGQTWQKGIYLSERVCGICSYEHTQTFAETIEKISDVDVPLRAQFLRVLTNELDRIQSHLLANSTFFKAMDHETLFMHVLELREYAMDSIELLTGNRVNMGWNVVGGVRMDADERHFKPILENLKKIEEGFDTTRALFAEGPALALRCKGIGHMSKKEAIKGRAVGPIGRASDIKEDYRIGHYTYDDYFDFKVIRRKEGDNYARTLTRFDEIPESISIIRQAIDNMPEGEIRTPADLKSGYAMNRNEAPRGEVTYMIETNGNLIKHISIRTPSIANMDSCAKYMIRDVPTIADAVATYASCDPCVACAERVAITNEYGKTELKNIYEVK